Genomic segment of Triticum aestivum cultivar Chinese Spring chromosome 6A, IWGSC CS RefSeq v2.1, whole genome shotgun sequence:
GGTATTTCATTCACTCACTGCTCTACAAAGCAAGCTAGTTAATTTTCTTGTTAGGCAGAATGCTTCATCTCTCTTGGCGCACCTACCTCCttgttctcttcttcctctgtcttgcCGACCACCTCCACACCTCCGACGTTATCGTTGGTAAAAATGAGCTGGTCTATAATGGCTTTTCAGCTGATCTGAAGCTTGACGGCAAAGCTTTGTGGATAGATGACCTATTGAGTCTAACCAATGGCCCAGGTGGTACAAGCGGCCATGCTTTCTGCAGTTATCCCCTAAGCTTTCAAGATAATCCTGGTGGCGTTATCTCCTCCTTCTCAACTACGTTTGTGTTTGTCATGGGTTTCAAGAAGTATAAAGTTAATGGGATGGCCTTCATACTTTCACCCACCAGTGACTTACCAGATGATTCGCCAGGCGAGTACCTTGGCCTCCCGCATTCTAACTTAGATGGCCATGCTTTCTTTGCCGCCGAGTTCGACACCGTCTTGAATGCTGAGATCGGGGACATTGATGACAACCATGTTGGGATTGATGTCAACAGCTTGGCGTCGGTTCAATCCCAAAGTGCAGGCTTCTATTACGGACACACTAGTTATTTCCAAACCATTGTACTCAGAAGCGGCAAACCAGTTCAAGCGTGGGTGGACTATGATAGCAAATCGCACCAGCTGAATATTACCTTAGCACCTTGTTGTATTTCTAAACCCCAACTTCCGTTGCTGTCAACCACTGTCAATGTATCCTCTTTGTTGTCACTGGGTCCAGTTTACACTGGGTTCTCTGCATCCAGCAGAAAAGTCTCCTCCAGCCATTATGTTCTAGGCTGGAGTCTGAAGCTAGATGGGGTGGCTGAACCACTTGACTACTCTGTTCTCCCTTTTGGCACTGAACATGAACTTCAACATCAATCCAAATTCCAACTTTTTATCCCTATGAACATTTTAGGTGCGCCAACGATCGTGCCAGCAGTCATCCTAATAGTTCTTGCTGTGCTGATCTATCGGCAACTGAGCAAGGCCAAGGAAGATGATGAGTGGGAGATCAAGTGTGGGATGCCGTCTTTCACATACAAGGAACTGGTGACTGCCACCGAAGGCTTCAGCAACAAGATGCTCCTCGGGAAAGGAGGCTTTGGAAGAGTGTACAAAGGGGTGCTGCCTACCACCACACAACATGTCGCCATCAAGCGGGTGTCACCGGAATCAAAGCAGGGGAAGAAGGAGTTCATGGCAGAGATCGCCATCCTTGGCCATGTCCGGCACCGAAACCTTGTCCAACTGCTAGGCTATTGCCGGTACAAGCAGGAGCTGCTCTTGGTCTATGACTACATGCCCAATGGCAGTCTTGATAGGTACTTGTATGACAAGACCACACCGACCCTGGATTGGGCTCAGAGGCTTCGCATCATCAAAGGCGTAGCTTCCGGCCTCTTCTACCTGCACGAGGATTGGGAGCAAGTCATCATCCATCGGGACGTCAAGGCAAGCAACGTTCTCCTCGACGACGACATGAATGGGAGGCTTGGTGACTTTGGCCTCGCAAGGCTGCATGACCACGGAGTCGATGCCCACACTACACATGTGGCGGGCACCTGGGGATACATTGCCCCTGAGCTGGCCCGGCTTGGCAAGGCGACCAAGGCGACCGACGTATTTGCATTTGGAGTGTTTACCATAGAGGTGGTTTGCGGGAGAAAACCAATCGGCCCGGCCAACACCAGTGGCGGCCTTCTTGCGCTGGCGGATTGGGTACGTGGCACATGGCAGGGTGGCTCGATCGTCGACGCCGTGGACCCTGAGCTGAAAGATTACGACGCGGCGGAGGTTGAGCTTGTGCTGAAGCTTGGGTTGCTATGCTCCCATTCTCTGCCCAGGTCGCGCCCATGTATGCGTCTAGTAATGCTGTACTTAGAAGGAGGTGCAAGACTTGCAGACTTCCAGCCAGCTTCTCATGGACATGAGGATGAAGAGATTGATCAGGCTTTGTGTGCATCTGCAGCTACGACTGTGACCATTCTTTCTGGAAGGTAATACTTCTGTTGCGGTGTTCACAACTTCACATCATCAAGCAAGGttatcaccaatgcttattttggaTCTCTGCAAGTTAACCTGCTGGGTGCGCGGGCCGGTGTGGTGTGTTGCTGATGATTGTAAACAGGAGTGGCGAATCCAGAGCGCATGGTAGGGTGTCGACTATGGTCACTTGGGTGGCAGAGTCGTCGGCCCGTTGGGGCGCAGCCTCGGGGCTGGCATGTTTGTATGGCTTGTTGTATCGGTCTTCGGACGGTTTTTCTTATTAACCTATCAATTCTTTTCTTCTATATGAAAATGCAGACCTCTTGTCCGTTGCTTGAAAAGAGGACAAATAAATCACCGGGAGCTCCGGTGAACTTGTGTCACAATGTTACTTGTCCAAGGGCCGAAAAGCTCTAGTTGCAATTTGCAACAATTAGAATGAAATTTGTTggcacaactcagaaataaattGGACACGAGTAGTACTGATGATAATGTCAGATCCGCAGATCAGATTCATAATTTTAGATAGAAATGGTAGAAAACTGAATTAATCTGAATAGCTTCTTTGCTGAAGGTAACAGGGCATCACAAAACCACCTCTCATACATGCATACTGACTGCTTCACGGAACCTATTTTCTGATGAGTCAGCTGAGACAGTTATTCTGTATTTTCAGTTTTCATTTTCTGTCATGTCAAAAAAAAAGTTTTCATTTTCTGCGAAATGATGAAATTGGGAGCTATGCTCCATAATTCGAAAAAATAAGTTCCATTATCTCTATGATAGTGAAACCTGATCCTATCTGGGATCGTACAGGAGCTGGAGCCAGAAGTGGCACTATCATTGGTCGTCGACGACTCGACTTTGGGCGTTGGGGGAAAAAATGCTTGTTAGTTTCATTGGTTATGTTGTTCGTTTCATTGTGCAGTTGTGCCTTGCTAGTAGCTACCAGATGGAGTTGTTTTCCATCGCCATCCAGAGCAAAACTCCTACCATATACTCAGTAGTATGTGTGATCCCCGTTGAAAGATGAAGCCCGGTCAGAAAACTGAAACGACAATAGGAACCAAGTATATTCATAATAAGATTAGATGCTTTTCCCCCTCAAAAAAAAGATTAGATGCTTTTTCTTAAATAAATATCATAGCTTTTTTTAGTGGAAATAAATATCATAGCTGCATCTTTCTCTGTGTAAGCGGACGAGTTTGACGGGTGTGGGCCAGCATAGACCACCGCAACGAATCCAAGCGTCAGTGCTGGTCCTTAGACCTCGTACATCTCAAGGTGCTTGAAGAAATAAACCAGTATTTCTTTAAACATCGGTGCTTATTTGTAGAAGATTAGAAGCTTAATTAGCCACTCCTCCTATAAAAATAAGCATCAACTTGGGTTATCCGACTAAGCATCATGCATTGTACAAAGGCCTTAGATGCGGGTTTCTAACGACATTGCACAACCCAATGACTCGTGACACAGACAGATCCATCcaatctgaaattatatatctaTCTCGCATCAGTATGCATATAGTTTCTCTACTTGTTAACTAGTACTAGGACTTGTTCTTTCCCCCGCCAGCTTCTACAGGCGACAAAGCAACAAAACTGTATCCGCCATGAGCTCCTGTGATCAGTGACCAAGCCTAGGCCACACACGCGTGTCGCCAGCAAGAGGCGTTACATGCTCTCCTGATCAGGCTCATCTCACGTGCCACTTGACCAAGTGCCGGTGGGTGAGCGATGTATCTGGAAAAAAAAAACACAAGAAGCCCTGGTAAGAGTTCATGAAACACATCGATGCAACAGATGGAAACATATGAGATACCATCTATAACTTCCGAACAACGAGCTTGTGTAGTTAGCATCATAAAAGTTAGCAAGTCAATGGCTCATTTAATTTAGAAAAAACTAGGTGTGCTATGCGTTTGGTTTCGCTTCACTAGGTGCCCAAAGCAGAAAGATTCCACATACAGTTTGCTGCTGTGCAGCAGCAGGGCAGCAAAAGGGCCTGAAAATACCGCGATTCTTACTTGACTCAATCAACAGTGTTTGTTTTGCAAGTGTCTTAAGGAGCAACCACTCCAAAGAGTAGCATCATTTTGGGCGTCAAAGGATGCGTTACCCAGCCTACGAAGAACTCCTTTTCGGACCTTGGGCTCACCTTCTTCCAAACCCAATGGAGGATCCCCGTCTTTAGAAAACCTTGAAAGCTCTTCCTGAACTTTCCTCGGGGTGTTTTCTCGAGCTTTCTACAGGCCTTTGGTACGTACACCCAAGCGCTGCTTAGTGCATCGATCTGTTTATTCGGTTCAATTCAGGATTAGAGAAAGAAGACCAACCACTTTGCAATGTGATAAGACGTCAGGAGATAGCAGGAGGTTAACTGGTGAGATTGGAGAAAGTAAATAACCTGGGAAATAACAACCGGTTCTCCATGGGCTTTGAGAGGAATAATTAATCTTCAGTCTTCTTTCCACTTACGCCATTGTTTGCAGAATATGTACTACAATCCTCCGGCCTCCTGTCTGTAAGAACAAAAACCAGAAGTCAGCTGAGACAAGTAGCTACAAACAGCTTCCAGTATTTCTTCCATCTTAAATGTTGTAAAGCAGTGGCCTTTGACGTTCGCATTAGAATCGCATTAGTAACCCAACTGCTTCAGGAATTAAAGCAAGATATGGTAGGAACAGAAACAAGATGATAGTCTCATAGTTCATCTGACAACAAACTGACCTTAAGCTCTCACAGATAGGCTTGCCATAAACAGAGAAATAACCTATTTAGCTTTCGTCAAGCTAACTCCTGAAGAGACATTGATTTACAGAGTCCATCTTACATGAGAGACAAGCATGATATTACCTATGTGAACCCTCAAGAGGCACTTGGCTGCAGGCAAGCAGATCCCAAGAGTGAGGCTGGACAATATAGCAATAATGGCAAGGGTAACACATATCTGTCACAGTTGGCCAAAGCTCAATCACATGAGTGTAAGGCCGTAAGAAAAAAGTGAGAGTCGTTCTTCATTTGAGCCAGTCAACAAGACATCGATCAGTTTCAGACTTGATGTACTGTAAATTAGAAATAAGGCGAATTACAGAATGGGAGACAAAATGTAGCTTGGTTATTCATTTTCTTATCCGAATTCCTGGTACACCCTTTAACCCCATCTTCAAGGCGGTTTTCCTAAATAGCGTCGGAGGCTTTTCCATGCCGATAGAGACGCCGAACCTACTTGCCAGGTCAGCAAGCATGACTTTGTCTCTGCTAATATCAGCTATCGAGTTATAGTAACCAAGCCATGCATGGTATGCGGCTTCCTTGATGCTCATGTCAACAATCTTGATCGAATCATCAACCTGCGGTACCAGAAAATTCAGGAAAATAATCAGACGAGAATGTATGCATATAACATCGAAATGCAAAATATGAACAAGTACGCCGAGTCAAACCTTTTGTTTCATCTCCTGGTCAATCTGTGGCACAGGAGCCTTCTGTATTGGAAGATCATGTATCTCCTTCAAGAAATACTCTTCCCATGGCGCAATCAACAGAATTCCTTTCCCGGATTTACCTTCCCTTCCAGTCCTTCCAAGACGATGAATATAATGCTCTCTACCAGGAGGAACACCAGCCTAATACAATCATAATGTGCGGTTAGAGCAGCAATGGTGAAGACAACCATGCAAAGTAATGGCATTAAAGAGATAGCTGCCACTCCTGCAGTTGCTTTAGTCTGGGCAGATAAATGTTCTTGCTCAGAAACTTCCTCAGCTGTATTAACcatcaaaaagaaaagaaattctacCTGAATCACTAGGGTAACATCTGGATAATTCACTCCACGTGTTGAAACATCTGATGTTACCAGAATCAGGCGATTGGAATCCCGGAACTCTTCAGAAATACGTGTTCTATAAAGCTGGGGCTTTCTTGAATGTATCTCTCTGACGTTTAGCTTCAGATCTCGAAGCATTATATACATAAATTCAGTCACCATGGCAGTTGTGCAGAAAACTATCACCTGCATGCAATGGAAAGACATTAGTGATTTAAGAAATTGCAAATTTACCAGCAAATCATACTGCTTGATCAAGCGATGTGGGCAGAGGAGGCAGGACCTTATAGTCCACTTCCTGATCAATATGCTCTCGAAGAAGGCGATGAACCATATGAAAATGCAGTTCATGTGGTACCACGAGATATTGCTGTTGTACCTAAGCTCAAGAACAGAAGACATTAAGGGATCAATATTCTACCACACAAAATAAACCCATAACAGAAAGGCTATTACAGaatcatactccctccgatccatattaactAAATCAGCAACAATTGTACTAAATCagcaacaattaatatggatcggagggagaaATATTTTACTTTTAGATCAAATTCGTTCAGAAGTGCTGCTTGTGTTATCATACAACGTGACATTTGGCATAAATGTTTATGTGAATGTCGACATCTTTTGCATGACAAACTTCCAATGAAAGCTGAACAACGTGTAAAACTCTAAACAGCTAAATGGGGTCCTTTTCTTAAATAGAATGATGCAATAGAATACCATAGCATCAGCACATCAACTGCcttatccaaaaataaaataaaaacacatCAAACATCTGGTAAGGGGAATGCAAAGTGAGAATGTCAACCGTAACACTCTTTACTTGCAGAAGCCAGAATGAAACAAGTGCTTTGCAGCCACTAATGGAAGATTATTCTGTTTGTCATTGGTGCCAAATATTACTTGAGTAGGAGTAGAAATAGAAACCTTAGTAGGAGTTtcaacagcccccaagcccactgTATCAACAAAAACATGATCCTTGTTTAAAACCATCTGTGAAACCCTTCGAACCTGCCAATAAAGAATGAGAACCATCATTCCCATTTTCAGACCAGTGGGTGTCCATAAAGAAGGTAAACTGCAGATTATATGATACAAGAAAGGCACTCATGCTACAGGCTGTGGCGCTGTGCTGACTACATTACCTCTTTTGGAACAGTAGCTGAAAATAGTAGTGTCTGTCTTTGGCGTGGCAAGCTATCAGCAATCTTCTCTATGTCTTTGCGAAAACCCAAATCAAGCAAGTGGTCAGCTTCATCCAACACAAGCAATTTCAATCCCATCAAGCGGACAGAAAATGAAGATCTGTTTTCAATATGATCCATCAGCCTACCAGGTGTTGCCACTAAAATCTGAAAAGGGAAAACCCAACCATATTAAGTCAACCCAGCAGTTAGGAGTTTAGACTTGATCTTTGGTAGCTCAGTAAATGCTACAAACCTGGCATGGATCAGACTCTAATCGTCTCTGATCAAGCTTGAATCTGGTACCACCAATAAGAGACTGAACACCCACTCCATGATGGTACTTCACCAAAACATTTGCCTCAGCTGTAACCTGGACGGCAAGCTCTCTTGTAGGGCATAGAATAAGGGCAAATATTGGAGACACTCGATGATTTGTATGGCTCTTCATGGCATTCAAGACTGATTCAATTGCAGGAAGCTGTTTATCAATTCATGGCTTTTAATAAATTGGTTGAAGGACAACAAAATCGAAAGGAACAACATCCCAAAGTAACTTCTTGCAAATGAACATTACCAGAAAAGCTACACTTTTGCCGGTTCCAGTTTTGGCCTTGACAAGAACATCTTTACCTGCATTTAGACAGTGAGGAGTGAGGAGCAATTCCCTGATCGTTGCAAGGTTTCAGTGATAGCATCTTCAGATAGTTCATGCACAGCCAAAATGGTACTACTGGAGTCAAGTGCTAAATACAAACTACTGAAGTCAAACAACACGTCCCATGATATTACCGCCAAAAGGTTGTGATTCTTTCCCCGTGATTCAGGAAATTCGTTCACGAGGAAAGTGAAATAAGATATAATACCTTCAAGACAAACTGGAAGAGCTGCTTCCTGGACAACAGTTGTCTGTATATATCCAGCATCAGTGAGTGCTTCGACAGTAAGTGGGGAGATGCCACACTCATCGAATCTGAAGATAAAACAAGAACATGACTTGTGATGCCAACTCATCAAATCTAAGGAAAAAAGAAATATCATAACTTGTCGATAAGATGGGAATAATCACTATTGCAGTGTAGGATGGAGTGTGATTTGAAGAAGTTAATTCACCGATCATTCATTAATCTTGAGTTAGAAGGCATGTAAAAAAGCAGGATGTGCTACAAACATTATGTCTATCATTTGCATTACAGGTGGCCAATTCTTGTTTATAGACCAGTGCCTGACTAACAGAAAGAAACTTCATAAGGCGGCAACTTTGGTGAGTCATCCATGCAGACACTACTTGTTACAAAGTTAGCAGGCCACACAACAAATGAGGCAATTGGTTACGAGGAAAATAAACAACATCAGAGATAACGGCAAGAGTGTAACCTTTTATTGGTAAACACAGATTCACCCCTTGACTCGTAGCGCCTCCTCTCAGCACCCAGCACCTCCCTGTTTCTTATCTCCTCTCGCAGCTCTTGGATTCTACCAGTGATATCATCATCGCTTTCCTCCTCGTAGGACTTGAGCGGTCTCCTATCTCTCTTCATATCACAGTTCCTCAGAGCAGCAGTGCTCCATTTCCTCCTGATGGCGCTCGTCTCCCCCGGTTCATCATCTTCCGACTCGTCTTCCCTCGAAGCCACGAATTTTGCCAACCTCAGACCCCTAGCAGCCGGCATAACCTCCTCATCCTCGtccgatgaatccggcctccatTTCTGGCCAAACCGCCGCGTGGCTGCTACAGAGTACAACCTCTCCTGAGTATAAAACAGAGCCAACGGTGTCGCCTTCCTGCCATCTCCAGCCTCGGCGAGCTGTCTAGCAACCAACGGCATCAGCGCAGCACCCGATTCCCGGCACGGCGAGCATGGAGGCATCACCGAGTAGCATCTCTTCGGACCAAAGAAGCCGAAGGACGCCTCCTTCCTCTGCAAAGGCATGCCGGAGCCCGGGCTCCATTGCCACCACCAGGGAGCCGCCGTCCCGTACCCTCTCCTCTGGTTGAACGCGGCGGGCAATCGCGGCTCATTTCCGGCTCCCCTTCCCGCCGTCGGCTCCCCAGAATCCAGCTCCTCCCAGTCCTTCCAGTCCCCTCCTCCCCGGGGCGGCTTCGGCTTCTCCCCTGACTCCACCTGCTTCCAGTCGACCATCCGGGCGCCGGACGGCAGGCTCCTCGCGGGCTGCTGCTGCTGATGCAGGGGGAGCCGTGCGCGGCGGAGCGGGCCGTCGTCGTCGTTCCAGAGGTCCTCGGCGCCAGGGCGGAGGAAGCGGTCGGCGAGGGCGCGGATGTGGGCGCGCGAGGAGGTGGGGCCGGCATGGTCGGCGGGGGAGGCGGGGGCGCCGGGGAGGTGGGAGGCGCGGATCTCGGAGCGGAGGCGGGCGAGGTAGAGCTGCTTCTCGTGGCGGAGCAGGCCCCGCTCCTTCCCCCGCGCCAGCTTCTCGTGCATCCGCTTGTGCTGCCACTTGGACAGCCCGCCCGGGAACGTCCGCGGCCCGCCCCCCATCTCTGGCTCTTGTCTGGCGGCGGCTGTATTTGGTTGAGCTGCAGATTCTGAAAAAGCTTGTGTGAAAATGCTAATTGACTGTAAAGCACCGATGCGTACTACTACATTGCCCGGTAATTCAACGATCATTCCCTTTTTCAAAGGAACATTCAGTTATGAATGAAGCAGTGCAAAGATAATGGCATCATACATACAGCTTCAgtagaagaagatggaccatacaAAATAGTACTACTGCATAATCTCAACAAATCATCTAATACTGTACATGTCATGCATACAAGCAAGCAATAGACGAGTGCAGTTGGTTCATACAAAGAATTTCACACAGCCACGTACTGACCAATACATCAAACAAGAGTTTGTTAATCCTATTTATTTGTGAAAAAAATAAGGGAGGCCTGCAGCGCGATGCGGCGCGGTGGTTGGAGGAGGGGCAGGTGGAGAAAGTAGGGCCCGGTCGGACCAAGGCCGTGGGTGACAGTGGCacaaggggagggagggagggagggagggagggaatggggaggaagggtggagagggaggtaggaggggtacctgggcgggcgcggagggtcgccggaggggtcggggtcggcggcggcggtggctggggcGCCGGGGAACCCTATTCCCTCCACCTACCTATGGCTGGAGGCGTTCGGTCGTGCAGTCTTGGATGGCTTCGGACTCGCTGAGCTGAAGAGGGACGAGCGAGCTGGGCCAGCCCACCAGCGCGGGAGCCCGCGGCCTCTTTTTCCTGATTCTTTTTACTTTTctgttttgtttatttatttatttttgcttcgCTTCGCTCGCTGGAGCGTCGGCAGTTGGCAGATCGGAGATGGAGAGGAGGCGGGTGCTGGTGGTGGGCGGGAGCGGCTACCTCGGCCAGCACCTCCTCGCCGCGCtcgccgacggcggcggcgtcgacgTGGCCTTCACCCACCGCCGCGGGGCGGCGCCGCGGCCGCTCCTCGACGCGCTCCCCGGCGCCCGCGCCTTTCGCGCCGACCTCCGCTCCGGCGACGGGCTCGAGGCCGTCTCCGCGTCCTTCGGCCAGGTACGCGCAGGCCCCTCCCCATTCCACGAGCGCCCCATTCCGTCCTGGTTAGCGCTCTTGTCTGCACTGTCTGACCGTGAATGGCATTTCGTCCAACACCTTTTTCGCCGGAGCTGCAGCCGGCCGGCACTGCGAATGGTTTCTCGACACGTCGGCCAGTGCGCCTGCAGTCCATCTGTCCATGCCCAGACGGCCCCTCGGCAAATCCGTAGCTAGAGGCAGCGCCTGCTGGCATTCACTGCTGTTGATTTACACTTCTTCACGCCTCAGCAGCCCACTAGCATTCAGTCTGGCACTGTCAGCGTTATCTCGACCGCGGGCGAGCAACGGCTCAAGTTCTCGGCGCCTCTGCTACAGGGTTGCAAACAACGTTGTACAGTACCATGGATGCCACAAGCTGGTCAGTTACCATGAATTCGGTCTTTGCCAAGTCTGTAGAAACGTTGTCTTTAGGTTCCTATAAATAGCTGACTATTTTGTAGCTGGGAGAAACGGTTTGACTGTGATGCAGGATTGTAATTTGTACCACTTCGCCTGAGTTTTCACGGGAGTAAACCGCGCATTCAGAATGCCAAGAATATGGCTTCTTGCAGTGCCAGCTAACGGTGCCACTGTTAATCTTCCACAGTGGATTTCTCTGCCAACAGTGATTCATTCTTACATGCCCGCACCGTTTACTGCTCAACCATCATCAGATCGTAATATCCGGAGATCATTTCTGTGCTCGCATAATTTTCCATTGTTCCTTTCATACTTGAATGCAGTGCATTTTATTGTGAAGTGTTGAAACACTTTGGGCTATCCAGTCTGGCAGAATCCGTAACTGTTTCATCAAAGATGAAACCTTGTGTATTACTCATCTCTTGCTCTTTTCATACTTGAGTTCGTAAACTCCCATTGCTGTCCTCTAACTGGGATAGTTAATGCTTGTCCTGTTCAGCCACATGTGATTGTGAACTGTGCTGCAATCTCGGTTCCTCGGGCGTGCGAAACGGACCCAGCTGCTGCCATGGCTACTAATGTGCCTTCTTCACTTGTCAATTGGTCACTGGGCTTCGGGAATGACAGGACTCTTTTCATTCATCTCTCCACAGATCAAGGTAGAGCACTCTTGTAAATTGATGTGTGATACATTCGTACTGTTATATTTGGCATCCACCGATTGCCCCGAATTTACAAGCAAGCATGCGTCCACTTGCTTTTTTTTAAAGGGCGTCCAC
This window contains:
- the LOC123129119 gene encoding L-type lectin-domain containing receptor kinase SIT2-like — its product is MLHLSWRTYLLVLFFLCLADHLHTSDVIVGKNELVYNGFSADLKLDGKALWIDDLLSLTNGPGGTSGHAFCSYPLSFQDNPGGVISSFSTTFVFVMGFKKYKVNGMAFILSPTSDLPDDSPGEYLGLPHSNLDGHAFFAAEFDTVLNAEIGDIDDNHVGIDVNSLASVQSQSAGFYYGHTSYFQTIVLRSGKPVQAWVDYDSKSHQLNITLAPCCISKPQLPLLSTTVNVSSLLSLGPVYTGFSASSRKVSSSHYVLGWSLKLDGVAEPLDYSVLPFGTEHELQHQSKFQLFIPMNILGAPTIVPAVILIVLAVLIYRQLSKAKEDDEWEIKCGMPSFTYKELVTATEGFSNKMLLGKGGFGRVYKGVLPTTTQHVAIKRVSPESKQGKKEFMAEIAILGHVRHRNLVQLLGYCRYKQELLLVYDYMPNGSLDRYLYDKTTPTLDWAQRLRIIKGVASGLFYLHEDWEQVIIHRDVKASNVLLDDDMNGRLGDFGLARLHDHGVDAHTTHVAGTWGYIAPELARLGKATKATDVFAFGVFTIEVVCGRKPIGPANTSGGLLALADWVRGTWQGGSIVDAVDPELKDYDAAEVELVLKLGLLCSHSLPRSRPCMRLVMLYLEGGARLADFQPASHGHEDEEIDQALCASAATTVTILSGR
- the LOC123129118 gene encoding DEAD-box ATP-dependent RNA helicase 48 — translated: MGGGPRTFPGGLSKWQHKRMHEKLARGKERGLLRHEKQLYLARLRSEIRASHLPGAPASPADHAGPTSSRAHIRALADRFLRPGAEDLWNDDDGPLRRARLPLHQQQQPARSLPSGARMVDWKQVESGEKPKPPRGGGDWKDWEELDSGEPTAGRGAGNEPRLPAAFNQRRGYGTAAPWWWQWSPGSGMPLQRKEASFGFFGPKRCYSVMPPCSPCRESGAALMPLVARQLAEAGDGRKATPLALFYTQERLYSVAATRRFGQKWRPDSSDEDEEVMPAARGLRLAKFVASREDESEDDEPGETSAIRRKWSTAALRNCDMKRDRRPLKSYEEESDDDITGRIQELREEIRNREVLGAERRRYESRGESVFTNKRFDECGISPLTVEALTDAGYIQTTVVQEAALPVCLEGKDVLVKAKTGTGKSVAFLLPAIESVLNAMKSHTNHRVSPIFALILCPTRELAVQVTAEANVLVKYHHGVGVQSLIGGTRFKLDQRRLESDPCQILVATPGRLMDHIENRSSFSVRLMGLKLLVLDEADHLLDLGFRKDIEKIADSLPRQRQTLLFSATVPKEVRRVSQMVLNKDHVFVDTVGLGAVETPTKVQQQYLVVPHELHFHMVHRLLREHIDQEVDYKVIVFCTTAMVTEFMYIMLRDLKLNVREIHSRKPQLYRTRISEEFRDSNRLILVTSDVSTRGVNYPDVTLVIQAGVPPGREHYIHRLGRTGREGKSGKGILLIAPWEEYFLKEIHDLPIQKAPVPQIDQEMKQKVDDSIKIVDMSIKEAAYHAWLGYYNSIADISRDKVMLADLASRFGVSIGMEKPPTLFRKTALKMGLKGVPGIRIRK